Within Corynebacterium timonense, the genomic segment CCGACGCGGGCGGACGTGCTCGTGGCGGAGCTGTCGAGCTTCCAGCTGCACTGGTCGAGCCAGCTGCGCCCGGCGGCCGGGGTGCTGCTCAACCTGGCCGAAGACCACATCGACTGGCACGGCTCCTTCGCCGCGTACGCGCGGGACAAGGCCGCGGTGCTGCGAGCGGAGACCGCCGTCGCGGGGGTCGACGACCCTGAGGTCGCGCGTCTCGTGCGCGACAGCGGGCGCGAGGACGTCATCGGCTTTACCCTCTCGACGCCGGACGATGGTCAGGTCGGTGTGGTCGGCGAGGCCATCGTGGCTCGGTTCGGTGGGGATGCCGTGGAGCTCGCGAGTGCGGTGGGCATCGAACCGGCCGGGGTGGCGGGCGTCTACGACGCTCTCGCGGCGGCCGCGGTGGCGGCGAGCCAGGGGGTCCGCCCGGAGCGGATCGCCGCCGGGCTGGCCGGCTACCGCGTGGCGGGCCACCGCGGGGCGGTTGTGCACGCGGCCGGCGGCGTTGAGTGGGTGGATAACTCCAAGGCCACGAACCCACACGCCGCGCACTCGGCGCTGGAGGGCGCGGGCACCGTCGTGTGGGTCGCCGGGGGGCAGCTCAAGGGCGCCGAGGTCGGCGAGCTCGTGCGCGCCCACGCCCACCAGTTCCGGGCGGTGGCCCTCCTCGGGGCGGATAGGGCGATCCTGCGCGAGGCGCTCGCACGCATCGCGCCTGAGGTGCCGGTCTGTGTGTGCGAGGAGACGGATCCCGCGCGCGCCATGGAGCAGGTCGTCGACTTTGCGGCGCGCCACGCCCGCCCGGGCGACACGGTGGTGCTGGCGCCGGCCGCCGCCAGCCTCGATATGTTTTCGGGGATGGCCCAGCGTGGCGAGCTCTTCGCGGCGGCGGCCGTGAGACACTCGTAATCGGTGCCGTGTTGGTCCGCCCGTCGCTACCGTTTCGCAGTCTATTGTGGCTACTGTGTCTCTAGTGACCACTGGGGCGAAACGACAAGAAAGGGCGGTGGCCATGACAGTGACGCGCAGCGCGCGGGAGAACGCAGCACCCCGCAGAAGCGGCACCACCGCGCCCCGTCCCGCCGGCAGCCGGCCCGGGACCTTCTCATCCTTGCGCCGCCGCTTCCACGACGGCATGGACGCGCGCCCGCTGCTGGACTACACCGTCATCCGCACCGTGGTGGTGGTGCTCGCGGGCCTCGGCCTCGTCATGGTGACGAGCTCCTCGATGGCGGCGTCCTTTGCGGCGTCGTCAAGCGTCTGGTCAACCACCCTGCGCCAAGCCCTCATGGTCAGCCTGGGCCTGGTCCTCTTCTGGGTCATGCTCCGGATCTCGCCAGAACGGGTGCGCGCCCTCGCCAACGCGGTCATGATCGTCGCGATCGCCCTCCTTATTCTCGTGCTCATTCCGGGCATCGGCACCGGCCGCGACGAGGTGGGATCGCAGTCGTGGCTCGTGGTCGGCCCGCTACGCCTGCAGCCCTCCGAGTTCGCCCGCGCGGCGATCGCCGTGTGGGGGGCGAAGCTTTTGGCAAACAAGGACTACCGCGAGCCCTCGCGGCTCGCGAACGGCTTTGTGGGCTTCACCATGGTGGCGGGGCTATGCCTGCTGCTCATCACCGCTCAGGGCGACCTCGGGATGGCAGTTAACTTCGCTATCGTCGTGGCCTTCATCCTGCTCTTCGCCGGGATTTCCACGGGATTCATCGCCTTCGCCGCCATCGCCGGTTTCATCGGCCTCATCGTGGTGTTTTTCGCCGGCGGCTACCGCTCGGACCGCTTCCACGTCTACTTCGACGCGCTCTTCGGCCATTTTGACGACACGCGCGGCATCGCGTTCCAGTCGCACCAGGGCTTCCTCTCGCTTGCCGACGGCTCCCTGTTCGGCGTCGGCCTCGGGCAGTCCCGCGCGAAGTGGTTCTACCTGCCAGAGGCGCGCAACGACTTTATCTTTGCCGTTATCGGCGAGGAGCTCGGCCTGTGGGGCGGGGCGCTCGTGATTGGGTTGTTCGCCCTGCTCGGATACTTCGGGCTGCGCGCGGCGCGTCGCGCGCAGAACCAGTTCCAGACGCTCATGGCGGCCTCGCTCGCCGCCGGGGTGGTCTCCCAGGCCTTCATCAACATCGGCTACGTCGTCGGGCTCTTGCCTGTCACCGGTATCCAGCTGCCCATGGTCTCCGCCGGCGGTACCTCCGCGGTGATCACGCTGGCCTCGATGGGCATCCTGGCCTCCATTGCGCGGCACGAGCCCGACGCGGTGTCCGCGATGCAGAACTACGGCCGCCCCGCTTTCGACCGCATGCTCGGCATCGGCGAACCCACCACCCCGGGCCAGACCCGCGCGGCGCGCAGGGAGCAGGACGCGCGCAACGCGCGCTCGCGCCGCGAAGCCCGCTTCGGCACCCCCGTCACCGCCCGTTCCGGGTCGGCGCTGCGACGCCCCGCCGGGGCCCCGCAGCGGGATATGCAAAAGGACCCGCAGCGCTACCCGCACCGCGGCGCGCCCACGCGCAGCGCCGCGCGGGCGGTCAGGGGGACGGCCGTGCCCCAGCCGCGATCCTGGGAGTCCACTGCCAGCACGACGCGTACGACCCGCCGCGCGGGATAGTAGCCAACACGAAGGAGCAATCCGACCATGGTTGAGATGGTTGAGAAGGTGCAGCGCGGCTCCGGCCCGCTCAACGTCGTCCTCGCCGGTGGAGGCACGGCTGGCCACATCGAGCCGGCCTTGGCGGTCGGCGAGGTCCTGCGCGACGAGTTCGGCGCGACGGTCACCGCGCTGGGAACCGAGAAGGGGTTGGAGACCACAATTGTCCCGGCCCGCAGCTTTACGCTTTCTTTGATTGACCCGGTGCCCATCCCGCGCAAGGCCCCGTGGAAGCTCGCCGGCGTGCCGTTCAAGGTGGCGCGCGCGGTGCGCCAGGCGCGCCGCGCGCTGCGGGAAACCGAGGCGCAGGTTGTTTTCGGCACCGGCGGCTACGTCGCCGCACCGGCGTACATTGCCGCCGCGTCGCTCAAGCTGCCGTTCTTCGTGCTGGAAACGAACGCGCTGGCGGGCATGGCGAACAAACTAGGAGTGCGCCTCGGCGGCGTGGGGCTGAACGCTGTCGCCGGGTCCGGTATGCCGGGGGAAATCGTGGGTATCCCCGTGCGCCCCGGCGTCGGCGTCGACGAGGACGGGGAAAAAGCGCGCCGCGGCTACCGCATGTGGGGGCTCGACCCGGAACGGACGACCGTGCTGGTCACCGGCGGATCCCAGGGCGCGGTGAGCATCAACAACGCCGTGGCAGGCGCGGTGGAGTCCATCACGGCGGACGGCGCGCAGGTGCTGCACGCCTACGGCCGCAAAAACGACGCCCCGGCACCGCACGAGTACTACACGGCAGTGCCCTACATCGACGATATGGAGGCGGCCTACGCCGTCGCCGACCTCGTGGTGTGCCGTTCGGGGGCGATGACGGTGGCGGAGAACTCCGCCGCCGGGGTCCCCGCGATCTACGTTCCGCTGCCGCACGGCAACGGCGAGCAGGGGCTCAACTCCGCCCACCTCGTCGACCTTGGGGCGGCGGTGCGTATCGACGACGCCGACCTGACGCCGGAATCGTTGACGCAGGCAGTCCGCGCGATCGTGGGCGAGCCCGGAAGGCTCGCGCAGATGCAGCAGGCGCTGGATAGCTCGGGCGCGGGCAGCGTCGCCCACGAGCTGGCTACCCGCGTCGTGCGGGCCGCCCGCGCTCACTAGACTTACGCTTCACACGACCCTGGCCCGCCGCGCGAAGGAGCACCCTGCAGACATGACCACCCCCGGTACCGACGTCGACCTCTCCCGCGTTCACCTCATCGGAATCGGCGGCTCCGGAATGTCCGGCGTGGCGCACATCCTGCTGGACCGCGGCGCTGTGGTGACCGGCTCGGACGTCAAGGATTCGCTGCCGGTGCGTGCGCTGCGGGCGCGCGGGGCGCAGATCGCCGTGGGGCACGCCGCCGAGAACCTCAACCTCGCGGGGGAGGCGCCGACGGCTGTGGTGACCAGCTTCGCCGCGATCCCGCAGGACAACCCCGAGCTGGCGCGCGCCCGCGCGGAGTCCATCCCCGTGTTGCGCCGCTCCGACGTGCTGGCGGAGCTCATGGAAGGCTATACGCAGGTGCTCTTCGCGGGCACCCACGGGAAGACCTCGACGACCTCGATGGCCGTGGTGGCTCTGCAAGCGGCGGGGGAGGAGCCGAGCTTCGCCATCGGCGGCCAGCTCAACCGCGCCGGTACGAACGCACACCACGGGCAGGGCCGCGTCTTCGCCGCGGAGGCCGACGAATCCGACGCGTCGCTGTTGCGCTACGCGCCGGATGTCGCCGTGGTCACGAACATCGAACCCGACCACCTGGACTACTTCGGCGACGCGGAGTCCTATTTTCAAGTTTTCGACGACTTCGCTGATCGCGTCGCGGACACGGGCACCTTCGTGGTGTGCCTCGACGACGACAACGCGGTCGAGTGCGGGCGGCGCGCGGCGCAGCGCGGAGTCGCGGTGCTTGGCTACGGCACCGCCGCCGCGGCCGCGGCCCACCCCGACGTCCCCGCGGGCGCGGTGATCGCGCAGGAGTCCCAGCGCGGAGGCCCCGCGTCGGTGCGGGTGGCGCTGGCGGTTGCTGGCGCGGAGGGCGACGTGGAGTACACGATGTCGGTGCCCGGCCACCACATGGTGCTCAACTCGGTGGCCGCGCTGCTTGCCGGCGCGCTGGCGGGTGCGGATCCGCAGCGCCTTGCGGCCGGGCTCAGCGAGTACACGGGCGTGCGGCGCCGCTTCGAGTTCACCGGCGAGGTCGCCGAGGGCGAGCGCGCGGGTGCCCGCGTCTACGACGACTACGCGCACCACCCGACCGAGGTCGCCGCCGTGCTCGGCGCGGCGCGCGAAAAGGTCGACGCCGAGGGCAACGACGCGCGGGTGATCGTGTGCTTCCAGCCGCACCTGTACTCGCGCACCCAGGAGTTCGCCGCGGAGTTCGCCGCTGCGCTCTCGCTCGCCGACGCCGCCGTGGTCCTCGACATCTTTGGCGCGCGGGAGACCCCGGTGGAGGGCGTTGATTCGCGCATCATCACCGACCGCATCGAACGGGAAACCACCGAGGTGCGCTACGAGCCGGACTTCTCCGCGGCACCGGCAACGGTGCGCGAGCTGACGCGCGCGGGCGATATCGTGCTCACGATGGGCGCTGGCACGGTCACCATGCTCGCCGGCGAGATCCTGAGCGCTCTGGCACAGGAGGGCTAGCGCAATGCCCGAGAACACGCAGGCGACGCGCCGCCGCCCGCCCGCCCGGGGTGTCGTCGCCGTCCTTGCCGTCGTTGCGCTCGTGGCCATCGCCGTCGCTGTTCCGTTCACCCCGGCGATGCCTGTGCGCACGATCGAGGTTGAGGGCGAGCGCCAGCTCAGCAGCGACGAGATTATTGCGGCGACGAGCATCGAGGAAGGCACGCCGATCGCGCGTGTCGACGTCCAGCAGGCCGCCTCCGACGTCGCCGGACTGCCCTGGGTCAAAAGCGCGACGGTGGGGCGCTCGTGGCCGTCGACGATCGCGGTGACCGTGGAGGAACACGTGGCCGTCGCCTACGCCGACACGCCCGAGGGGTCGCGGCTTATCGATACGCGCGGCGAGGAATTCGTCGTGGCCGACCCGCCGGAAGGAGCGGTTCAGCTCGCCGGTTCGGCGCTCGAAAACGAGCGCGTGAGGCGGGACGCGGTGGCGATTGTGACGTCGATAAGCGAGGAGATGCGCGGCCGCGTCGCGTCGATTGAGGCGTCGAGCCCGTCCACCTTTGTCCTTCGGCTTGACGACGACCGCAGGGTCGTCTGGGGGGCTAGCAAGGACAACGACAATAAGGCGCGCGCCCTCGAGACGGTCGTGCACCGGGAGGGCGCGGAGTTCAACATCTCGAACCCCGAGCTGGTGACCGTGCGTTAGTGAAAACCCCAGGTCACAACCCTAAAGTCAAGGTTTAGGGTTGCAACACGCCGAGGTAAAAACCGGGCTTTCGCGCTTTTGTGCCCCATGATGGGGAGCGTTCCATGCGCAGCATGACCGACCCAAAAACCCCAAAAATCTACGT encodes:
- the murD gene encoding UDP-N-acetylmuramoyl-L-alanine--D-glutamate ligase, producing the protein MGAGASVVPGNVPPELRNGVLLVGAGVSGRGAARLLSALGVGFTVADDNAENRAALGEETGAPTLGTAEAASAIGEYTTVVTSPGWRPDTPLLVAAARAGLDVLGDVELCFRLDRAGVFGAPRTWLAVTGTNGKTTTTGMLAAIMAESTHDTGLEAVACGNIGLSVSDALLAPTRADVLVAELSSFQLHWSSQLRPAAGVLLNLAEDHIDWHGSFAAYARDKAAVLRAETAVAGVDDPEVARLVRDSGREDVIGFTLSTPDDGQVGVVGEAIVARFGGDAVELASAVGIEPAGVAGVYDALAAAAVAASQGVRPERIAAGLAGYRVAGHRGAVVHAAGGVEWVDNSKATNPHAAHSALEGAGTVVWVAGGQLKGAEVGELVRAHAHQFRAVALLGADRAILREALARIAPEVPVCVCEETDPARAMEQVVDFAARHARPGDTVVLAPAAASLDMFSGMAQRGELFAAAAVRHS
- a CDS encoding FtsW/RodA/SpoVE family cell cycle protein, with the protein product MTVTRSARENAAPRRSGTTAPRPAGSRPGTFSSLRRRFHDGMDARPLLDYTVIRTVVVVLAGLGLVMVTSSSMAASFAASSSVWSTTLRQALMVSLGLVLFWVMLRISPERVRALANAVMIVAIALLILVLIPGIGTGRDEVGSQSWLVVGPLRLQPSEFARAAIAVWGAKLLANKDYREPSRLANGFVGFTMVAGLCLLLITAQGDLGMAVNFAIVVAFILLFAGISTGFIAFAAIAGFIGLIVVFFAGGYRSDRFHVYFDALFGHFDDTRGIAFQSHQGFLSLADGSLFGVGLGQSRAKWFYLPEARNDFIFAVIGEELGLWGGALVIGLFALLGYFGLRAARRAQNQFQTLMAASLAAGVVSQAFINIGYVVGLLPVTGIQLPMVSAGGTSAVITLASMGILASIARHEPDAVSAMQNYGRPAFDRMLGIGEPTTPGQTRAARREQDARNARSRREARFGTPVTARSGSALRRPAGAPQRDMQKDPQRYPHRGAPTRSAARAVRGTAVPQPRSWESTASTTRTTRRAG
- a CDS encoding UDP-N-acetylglucosamine--N-acetylmuramyl-(pentapeptide) pyrophosphoryl-undecaprenol N-acetylglucosamine transferase, giving the protein MVEMVEKVQRGSGPLNVVLAGGGTAGHIEPALAVGEVLRDEFGATVTALGTEKGLETTIVPARSFTLSLIDPVPIPRKAPWKLAGVPFKVARAVRQARRALRETEAQVVFGTGGYVAAPAYIAAASLKLPFFVLETNALAGMANKLGVRLGGVGLNAVAGSGMPGEIVGIPVRPGVGVDEDGEKARRGYRMWGLDPERTTVLVTGGSQGAVSINNAVAGAVESITADGAQVLHAYGRKNDAPAPHEYYTAVPYIDDMEAAYAVADLVVCRSGAMTVAENSAAGVPAIYVPLPHGNGEQGLNSAHLVDLGAAVRIDDADLTPESLTQAVRAIVGEPGRLAQMQQALDSSGAGSVAHELATRVVRAARAH
- the murC gene encoding UDP-N-acetylmuramate--L-alanine ligase, producing the protein MTTPGTDVDLSRVHLIGIGGSGMSGVAHILLDRGAVVTGSDVKDSLPVRALRARGAQIAVGHAAENLNLAGEAPTAVVTSFAAIPQDNPELARARAESIPVLRRSDVLAELMEGYTQVLFAGTHGKTSTTSMAVVALQAAGEEPSFAIGGQLNRAGTNAHHGQGRVFAAEADESDASLLRYAPDVAVVTNIEPDHLDYFGDAESYFQVFDDFADRVADTGTFVVCLDDDNAVECGRRAAQRGVAVLGYGTAAAAAAHPDVPAGAVIAQESQRGGPASVRVALAVAGAEGDVEYTMSVPGHHMVLNSVAALLAGALAGADPQRLAAGLSEYTGVRRRFEFTGEVAEGERAGARVYDDYAHHPTEVAAVLGAAREKVDAEGNDARVIVCFQPHLYSRTQEFAAEFAAALSLADAAVVLDIFGARETPVEGVDSRIITDRIERETTEVRYEPDFSAAPATVRELTRAGDIVLTMGAGTVTMLAGEILSALAQEG
- a CDS encoding cell division protein FtsQ/DivIB; the protein is MPENTQATRRRPPARGVVAVLAVVALVAIAVAVPFTPAMPVRTIEVEGERQLSSDEIIAATSIEEGTPIARVDVQQAASDVAGLPWVKSATVGRSWPSTIAVTVEEHVAVAYADTPEGSRLIDTRGEEFVVADPPEGAVQLAGSALENERVRRDAVAIVTSISEEMRGRVASIEASSPSTFVLRLDDDRRVVWGASKDNDNKARALETVVHREGAEFNISNPELVTVR